From the genome of Desulfovibrio sp. JY:
CAGGAGGCTACGCCGTCACGAACCCCGTCTCCCATAACAGGCGAAGCGAGTCGCCCACCCCCAAGGCCCAACCGGCTTATGTCGGAGCCTTGAAGGCGAAAGGACTTACCCGATCGCCACGCAAAAGCGCCAACGGTACGGCCGACAGGCCGAGAAAGACCGCCGCAGAAGTTGGGAGCCTGAGGACCTGGAAGCGGGAAACGTACCAGACGGAATACCGGAGGGCAATGCCGATGGGCTTAGACGTCCCATACTCGGCGAAGCGAGTCGCCCCGAAGTGACGGCCGTAAGCAGGCCGGAGTGGTGGCCGAACTTATCCGGTCACCGGGGAGGAGCCAGAGGCCGAAGCGCCCCGGGCCTCTCCAAAGGACACAGGATCCGGAATCAGGCAACAGCCGAACGCAAGATAAACTGGAGGGCAATGCCGACGGGCTTGAAAAACCCATATTCGGCGAAGCGAGTCGCCCCGAAGTGACGGCCGTAAAGGTCGGATAGGCGGTCGGACTTATCCGGTCGCCGGGAGGAGCCAGAGGCCGAAGCGCCCGGGCCCCTTCCACGAAACCAAGGATCCGGAATCTGGCAACAGAAGAGCTTAAGACAAGCCGGAGGGCAATGCCGATGGGCTTATAAGCCCCAAAATCGGCGAAGCGAGTCGCCCACAAGAGACGGTCAGGTAACGGCCGTCCCGGTGAGAGGGCATCCTGGGAAGCGTTGATTGGAAAAATGGCCTGAAAAAATTGGAAAAGGCCAGGACGAAACGCGACAACCAGGCAGTGGCTCCCGGTAAAAGCGATAGCCAATGCGCGCCCGGCGCGCCAAAACGATAAAGACGCAAGATGTTCCCTACCCGGCGAGAAGGCTCGCCGCGCGCACGCGGAACCGGAGGTTCTCTCCGGAACCCGCCCGAGGCAGGAACTGCCCTGCCGTCGGCGCACGGGAAGCGGCCCGGCCGCAACAGCCGGAAAATGCCACGACCCGACAACGAAAGGGTAACGGAAACAGGTTACGGCGTAACGCAACAGTATCGAACCGACCCCGCCTGGTCCGGCAGCGGACCGGACGGGGTCTTTTTCTATAGCCCCATACGGATACGGAGGTTTTCCGCATCATGAGTAGCCAGATAAAGACCGCCCTGCTCCTCGGACTTCTCACCGCGCTCATCCTCATCGTGGGACAGGCCATGGGCGGCCGGCAGGGCCTTGTCATCGCCTTCTTTTTCGCCGTGGTCATGAACCTCGGCAGCTACTGGTTTTCGGACAAGATCGTGCTGTCCATGTACGGCGCGCGGGAGCTGTCCCCGTCCGACGCCCCGGGCGTGCACGCCATGGTCGAGGAACTGGCCCAAAACGCCGGCATCCCCAAGCCCCGGGTCATGATCGTGGCCCAGGACTCCCCCAACGCCTTTGCCACGGGCCGCAATCCTGAACACGGCGTGGTCTGCGTGACGGCGGGCATCCTGCGCCTGCTTTCTCCGGAGGAGCTGCGCGGCGTGCTGGCGCATGAGCTTTCCCACATCAGGAACCGCGACATCCTGGTCCAGTCCATTGCCGCAGTCCTGGGCGGGGCCGTGATGATGATGGCCAACATGCTCCAGTGGGGCGCGATTTTCGGCATGGGCCGCAATAGCGACGACGAAGGCGGTGGCGGCGGCGTCCTCAGCGCTCTGGCCATGGCCCTGCTCGCGCCCATCGCGGCCACGCTCATCCAGATGGCCATTTCCCGGTCCCGGGAATACCTGGCCGACGCCACGGGGGCGAAAATTTCCGGCACGCCGCTGGCCCTGGCCGGAGCCCTCGGCAAGCTCGAGAACTACGCCCGGCAGATCCCCATGCAGGCCAGCCCGGCCACGGAAAACATGTTCATCGTCAATCCGTTCGCCGGCATCTCCATGGCCTCGCTTTTCTCCACCCACCCGCCCACCGAAGAACGCATCCGCCGCCTGCGCGACATGGCCGGACGTTAGGAGGGGGGGGAGGAGAAGAGTGGAAGACAGTGCGAGAGGGGAAACCCTTTAAAAAGGGTTCTCCCCTCTCGCGCTCTCCCCTTCCTAAAGTTTTTACCTGGTAACGGGTATGTCACGGCCCCCCTTTTGAAAGTCTTTGGAAAGGGGGTTTGGGGGGAAACTTTTCTACAGAAAAGTTTCCCCCCAACTTCTTACCGCGCGACTTCGCTCGCGAAATCGTCAATCCAGTAGATGCGGTCGGCCCGGCATTGCAGGTCGGTGGACACGCCGTTCTTGAAGACGAGCAGCTCGAAGCGCTTGTTTTTTTCCGTGATGAACTCGATGGCGTCCAGCAGATCGCTGTCGCCCGAGGAGAGGATCAGGGTGTCGTAGTTCTCGATATGGGTGAGCGCCAAGGTGGCCAGGCCCACGTCCACGCCTTTTTGCTGTTCACGGCTCAGGCGATGCTTGGGGTCGTTGGGGCATGAAATGGGCACCTTGCGGTGGCACTGTTCGCAGTAGAGGTCCGTGATTTCGCTCGAACGCAGTTCGTAGAGTTTGGTGATGATTTTCGGTCCGATGGGCGGCGCGCTGCGCATCCAGTTGTAAAAGGAAACCTGGGCATCGGGCGTGGGATTGGGCACTGAATTGAGGTAATAGGCTCTCCAAAGCGGCTCGTCGATCTCAAGCTTGTTTCTCAGTTTGACATAATCGATACTATACTCGCGACTGTAAATGGATTGTCCGCGATACATGTATCCGGCGTCGATCAGCCAGAGCTTTCGATTGATCATAGGCATTCTCCGTGCGTTTCTTTTATCGCGGCCGTGTGGCCGGCTTGTTGCTGACAGTGTTGCACAACCGAACCCTCCCCTCCTACCTGAAATGCAAAAAAGCGGAAAGGGACCGCTGAAAAAAATAATATCCAATAAATTCAGCTAGATTTTGAAAATAAAGGATTATTCCTATCCCTTGGGTAAGGAATAGGGTCTCGAAAAGGCGGCGGAGAGGGGCGACTGGTCAGGATTTTCGGATATGCACCCACACCCCGTAGGAGTCGCGATGGACCTCGGCGTCGGCGATGCCGGCCTGGTCCAGGACGCGCGGCAGGTAGTCGTCGGCCTTCCAGTCGTTTCGCGAGTCCTTTTCACCCTCGCCGGACCATTTGGGGCGCATGGCCCGCACTTCCTCGATGGGCTGGTAGCGACTGAAGCCGCAACCGACAAGGGCCGCGCCGCCCGGGGCCAGCACCCGATTGAGCTCGGCAAAAGCCGCCACGTGGTCTTCCCAGAAGGGGATCGAGCCCCGGCTGACCAGCAGGTCGACGGTGCCGTCCTCCATGGGGATGGCGGTCACGTCGGCTTCGAGGAAGCGGAAACGCTCGGACGGAAGATTGTGGCGGGCCACGTTTTCCCGGGCCAGTTCGAGCACCTCGGGCTTGGCGTCGAGCCCGATCATGGTCAGGTCCGTGATCTTGGCCAGCTCGATGCACACGGCGGCGCTGCCCGTGCCCACGTCCAGGCACACGCCCTTGGTGATGCCGAAGTCGTCCACGATCTGGCGGGCGAGCAGCGGGTACATGGCGGCAAACCGATGGTTGGCGTCGTAAACGTAGAAACTCCGGTCAAAAGTCGTTTCGGACATGACGGCTCCTTGGGGCGGCGTTTGCGGTCGGGCTGGCGGCGGTCAGGGGAATGACGCGTCTTTTGCCCGGATGCCGCAAGACCCGGCGCATACGCGCCGGCACGCACACCCGCATATCTTCGTTTAAGGGATGCACCTCGATGGCGGCGTCGTAAAGCCGGCCGAGGTTTGGGCTGGTGACGGCCTCGGCCGGGGGCGCGTCGGCCAGGACATGGCCGGCGCGCATCATGACCACCCGGTCGGCCACCCACAGGGCGTGGTCCGGGAAGTGGGTGGTCATAAGGCAGGTGCGGCCCTCGTCGCAAAGCCTGCGCACGATTTCCAGAAATCGGGCCTGATTGCCGAAATCCAGGCCGTTGACCGGTTCGTCCATGACGAGCACCGGCGTATCCTGGGCCAGGGCCCGGGCCAGCATGACAAGCTGGCGCTGGCCGCCGCTTAGGCGCGTGAGCGGCGTATCGGCGAATCCGTCGACGCCGAAGCGGGCCATGGCCGCCCTGGCGATCTCCCTGTCCCGCTTTCCCGGCCGGCCGAAAACCCGGGCCCTGGCGGCCCGGCCCATGAGCACCGTTTCGAAGGCGGTGTAGGCGAAGGCCGGCTGGGTCAGCTGGGGAACATAGGCGGCCAGCCGGGCCAGCTGCCGGGGCGGGCAGGCGGCCACATCGCGCCCCTCGATGCGGGCGTCTCCGGAACCCGGGGAAAGCAGGCCGAGAATCAGGCGCAACAGCGTGGTCTTGCCGCAGCCGTTGGGGCCAAGCAGGCAGGCGAGATCGCCCGGGGCCACGGTGAAGGACACGTCTTTGAGGACCGCGCGTCCGTTGTAGGAAAAGGCCAGGTTGCTGGCGGCGACGGCGTTCATGCCTAACTCCAGCCCTTTCGGGCGTTTTTGAGTACCAGCGGAAAAAACGGGATGCCGATCAGGGCCGTCAGGATGCCAAGGGGGATCTCCACGCCAAAGGCCAGACGCGAGATGTCGTCCACGGCCAGCAGGTAGACGGCTCCGAGCAGGGCGGCGACGGGCAAAAGCCGGCCATGGCCCGGCCCGACCAGCATGCGCCCGGCATGGGGAATGATGAGCCCCACCCAGCCGATCAGCCCGGCGATGGACACGGTCAGGGCGCAAAGCACCGTGGAGAGGGCGATCAGGGCCAGCCGCACCGGGCCGGTGGAGAGCCCGAGACTCCGCGCCTCCTCGTCGCCGAGGCTTAGAAGGTCCAGCCGGCCGGCGAAGCGGAACAGGAGCACCAGCCCCAGGCAAAAGGCCGGCCCGGCCAGGCGCATGGTGGTCCCGTCGGCCCGGGACAGCCCCCCCATCAGCCAATAGGTGATGGCCGGCAGCTCGTCGTTGGGATCGGCCACGTACTTGGCCGCGGCCAACAGGGCCGTGAACAGGGCGGAGCTTATCACGCCGCCGAGAATGAGCAGCAGGAGCTTGTCGCCCTTGCCGCTGCCGGCCATGGCGACGGCCAGTCCCACGGCCGTGATGCCGCCGGTAAAGGCAAAGACCTGGACCAGGGTCCAGTTTACCCCCGCCAGCATGCCGACCGCCGCGCCAAAGGCCGATCCGGCCAGCACGCCGAGCAGTCCCGGCGAGACGAGCGGATTGACGAACATGGCCTGATAGGCCGTGCCCGAGGCGGCCAGCACCGCGCCGACGAGCATGGCGGCCAGAAGCCTCGGAAAACGGATGTCGCACAGCACCGTGGCGATGCGGTGTTGTTCGCCCGCCGCCGAAGGTTGGCCGGACAGGGCGCGCAGACAAAACCGCCACTGATCGCCGAGGGTTATGGGGTACTGGCCCACGGTCAGGGACCAGACCGCCGCCAGGACGAGCACGGCCGCCAGGACCGGTATGGCGTACCGGGCCCTGGCGGCGGCGCGGGGGGAGGCAACGGGGGTGTGGCTCACTTGCCGCGGTGCGGATTTTTGCCGGCGAGCAGGGCCTTGGCTTCGTCGGCGCTGATGTCTTTTTGCAGGTACAGCTTGAAAAAGGCCTGGGTCTCCTTGACCATGTCGTAGGGGAAGACCTCCGGATACAGGGCATGGGCCATCCATTTGGCCCCGAGCAGGCGCATGAAGGACGGCGGACGGTCGAACCAGTTAAACGGCGCGTCCGGGATGAGGAACACCTTGCCCGACTTGACGGCCGGGATGTCCTTCCACAGGGGCGAGGTGAGGATCATGTCCCGGCATTTGGCGTCCTGGACCAGGATGGCCTGGGGCGCGTAGCCCATGACGGTCTCCATGGTCACCTTGTCCATGCCGAAGCGGCGGGACTGGGGCTTTTTGTGGACATTCACGCCGCCGGCCATCTCGATGACCATGGTGTGAAAGGAACCCGAGCCATCGGTATAGAGTCCGTCGCCGCCCTCGGCGTAGTAGACGGTCAGGCGCTTGTCCTGGGGAATTTTGGCCAGGCCGGCGCGCAGTTCGGTCAGTGTCTTGTCCGCGGCCGCGGCCAGGGTGTCGCCGCGCTCCTTCTTGCCGAGCGCTTCTCCCAGAAAACGAAAGTCGGCCGGATAGTTGTCCGGCGATTCGCTGTTGATGTGCACCACCGGGATGCCCATGTCGGTGAAGAACTTGTCGAACTCGGGGTTGGACCTGGCCATGGTGCCGCTGATCACCATGTCGGGCTTGGCCGCGAGCAGGGCTTCCTTGTTGGGCACCATGCCCTGGCCGAAAAAGCCGCCCAGGATCGGCAGGTTGGCCGCGCAGGCGGGCATGAAGGCCTTTGCCGGCGGGAAGGGCTTGAAATTCCACCCGGCCAGCACGCAGGGATCGATGGCGTACACGAGCAGGCTGTCCGGCGGGGACAGGGCGTAGACCTTTTTGGGGGCGTCCGGGACGGTCACCGTCGTCTTGGCCATGTCGGTGACGGTCTTGGCCGTGGCCGGCGCGGACGGGGACAGGGCCAGCAGACTGGCGAGCAGGGCGGCCGCAAGGGGAAGCGAGCGGCACAGGGGGGTACGAAGCATGGGCGGCTTTCCTCTGGCGCGGGGCGCGGTTGGCGGCGGCGACGCGGCGGATTGCGGCGGCGCGGCCGATTGGCGATTGCCTCAGTATAGGGCGCGGGTTGGCTATCGGGCAATGTGACACTGCTCATTTTTTGTTAATTATTTAGGATAAATACATGTGCAAAGGCTGAATTGTGCTGTCACGGGAAATCCAAAACGAGAGGCAATGCCGGGTTTTCTCCCTTTTTGGAAAAGGAAATATGGCCATCGCCAAAGAGGTGGAACTGTTGTTGCGGGGTGAAAGAAGAACGTAAGCCGGAGCAGACACGCTGCTTGCGAGATTTTTGTTGTACTTTCTGTGTATCGTATGCAGGATGATTTCAGTATCGGTTTTTAGATAGCATTTTTTGCGTCGTAATTCATGGTGTGAAAATCAAGAATCACGATTATTCAATATTATCGTGATCGTAATCTTTCCATATTCAATCCAGAAATCATGCACTGTCATTGTCATGCAACTGCGCGTGTCTGTTGCTGTTGTTTTTATAATTTATAACATACTGTAATTATTTAACTTATGTCGTTTGCTGTCATATTTGTAATATTTTACAAACCGTAACGACCTCTTCGCCACAGGTCGACAAGCGGCAACGGCTATTTCTGCAAAGGCGAACAGTCGCAAAAGAGGGAGGGATGATGAAACTATTGCGCAGCCTGGCCATGGCTGTTTCTTGCGTCGTGGTCCTGTGCGCCGCGGCCCAGGCGGCCACGGAAGTGAGGATGGTGGGTGACGCCCTTGTCTACGGCGTCTTTTATTCCAACCGCAATTTCACGGGCTGGAACGCGCCGGCCTGGACCTCGGCCAAGCCGACCTGGAAGGGTCCTTCCAAGACCGAGGAAAGCTTCCAGATCTGGGAGCGCTTCCGCGTGCGGACCGACTTCGTCGCCAACGAAGCCGTGAAGTTTCGGCTTTCGCTCAAGGTGGAGGATACCTGGGGCCACGGCACCTACACCGCCGCCAACCCGACCACGGCCGTGGTGCCCTACCAGGCCTTCCTGCAGTTCAAGCTCCCGGGGTGCGCGGTTTCGGCCACGGCCGGCCTGCAGCGCGTCGAAATGCCCCAGAGCCAGCTTTTCTACTCCTCGCCGGTCTTCGGCGACAACATGGCCGCCCTCGTGGTGAAGGCGCCGCTTATCGACAAGACCCTTTCGGCCGTGGCCGGCTTCGGGCGTCTGATCGATACCGACCGCACCTATGACAACACCACCACCCAGGTGGCCGACGAGCTCGACGCCTACTTCCTGGCCCTGCCCGTCACCCTGGAAGGCTTCAAGGCCACGCCCTGGGGCGCGGTGGCCGTGGCCGGACGCAACACCGACTACTTCACCAACAAGAGCTCCCAGTACAAGACGTCCTTCTACGCCGACAACCTGACCTCGGCCGGGACGTACCTGAGCCCCACGCTGTGGAAGAACGATCAGAACGCCTTCTGGTGGGCCGGCGGCGCCTTTGAGGTGTCCGCACTCGATCCCGTGCGCTTCTACGCCGACGTGATCTACGGGACCGGCTCCCAGAGCGACCGCAAGAAGAACCGCCGCGAAGGCTGGTTTTTCGACGCCGGCGCGGAATACACCGGCTGGGACCTGCTCACCCCCAAGGCCTTCGGCTGGTGGTCCACCGGCGAAGACAAGTCCACCATGAACGGTTCCGAGCGCATGCCCATCATCCGTTCCAACTGGGGTCCGGGCAACACCTTCCTGTTTGACGACAACCAGGAACTGGTCAAGGACGCCAACATGGCCATGAGCCCGGTCGGCTCCTGGGGCCTCGGCGCCAGCCTCGACAACATGAGCTTTATTGAGAAGATGACCCACCGCCTGACCTTCACCTTTGTCGGCGGCACCAACTCGGCCCGGGCCATCCGCTTCCTCAACAGCTACATGGGCAGCAACCCCTACTTCGTCATGGGTCGCGACCTGGCCGTGGGCGAGTACGTGCTTGGCGTCAACTTCGACAACAAGTACATGATCTACCAGAACCTGGCCGCCATTGTGGAAACGGGCTGGGCCCACGGCGAGTTCAAGCAGAGCGTGTGGGGCCATCGGCTGGTCAGCCAGTCCCGGGACGGCGATACCTGGAAGGTTTCTTTCGGCCTGTCCTACAAGTTCTAGTAAGATGATGCCGGCCGCCGTGGACCCGGGAACCCTCCCGGTCCACGACGACCGCCGGCCTATGCGTTGCGTTGCCGCGCAAGGCCGGAGCTTTCGGGCTCCGGCTTTTTTTATGGCCGTTGCCCGGGGCGTCGGATCGGGTGTTGCGCCCGCAAGGGGCCGCGGCGTGCTGACGCGAAAGAAGTAGCGCGCTGTGGATGTTGCCCGAAAGCATGCAGACAGGGATTTCGAGCCCGCAACAACGCGGCAACGGGCATGAAAAAGGGCCGGAACAGACGTCCCGGCCCTTGAGTGGCTTTATCAGACAGCCCGCACCCGTTGTTCACGGATCGAAGCGGACCGTATCGGCATACTACCAGCGACCGCCGCCGCCGTAGCCACCGCCGCTGCCGCCACGACGACCGCCGCCGCCGCCACCGGAACGGGGCTTTTCCTGAGCTTCGTTGACCTTCAGAGTCCGGCCGGCCAGTTCCTTGCCGTCCAGGGCGGCGATGGCAGCGGAAGCGCCTTCGTCATCCATCTCCACGAAGCCGAAACCGCGCAGGCGGCCGGTCTCGCGATCGGTGATGAGGTTGACGCTGATGACTTCGCCGTAGGGGGCGAAATGGTCGCGGACATCGTCTTCCGTGGAGGAGAAGGACAGGTTACCCACGTAAAGTTTCTTCGACATGTACGGTAGCTCCGTTCTTTGGCATGGTCTTTTTCGGCGTGTTGGGGGGCGTCTTCCAAGGGTCCAAGCAGCGAAAGTTGGCATGCGCGTTGATAAAAGTGCCTTATTGTACACAGACCGCATACAAACACAACAAATATATGCCAGGCGGCAGAGGTTTTTTAGAGCATTTTACGGCGCTCCCGACCCAGGGCCCAGGCCGCTCCAGGGCCTTACGGGAGACCCGCTCGACCGGTCGTCGCGGTGACCGGCGAAGCGGAGAATATGCCTTCCCGCATGGTTCAGCCCAAAATGGCGTAACCCACGGTGACGAGCAGGATGCTGGCCGCCCGCAGGGCCTGGTTGTGCACGATCAGCCGCATCGCCGCCTTGGGCTTGAAAATGCCGGCATAGTACGGAAACTGGTGGCGGAAGGCGCGCATGGGCGTGGACAGGATGTTGCCGACGAGCAGGGCCAGCACCACCTGCCGTGTGGTCAGGTCGCCGGCGCCGAGCATGGCCCCGGCCGCGGCCAGCCCGGCCGTGAATTCGGCCACCACCTGGAACATGACGATGCTTGCGGCCTGGGGCGTCATGAAGGACAGGAAGCCGAGGTGGGCCGAGAGCCACTTTTCCATGGCCCCGAACGCGCCGGAAACGGCCAGAAAATGGATGCCGATGTAGATGGGCACGGTGAAAAGCACCATGGTGCGGATGCGTTTCGAAAAGCGCCGAAGCCCCTTGCGCAGGGCCTTGCGCCAGGAAAAATCGCCGTCCTTCAGGTGGCAGACCACGCAGCCGTCCGGCAGGGGCGGCAGGACCAGGCGGCCGTAGGCCAGGATGGCCACTGTGCGCAGCAGGGCGGCGAGCAGGGTCAGGCCGACGTAGAGCGCGGCCGGTCGCGTGCCGAGAAAGGGCACGGTGATGAAAAACATCTGGGGCAGATGGAGGAAGTAGGTGGGCAGGCTGTTGAAGAGGTTGGCCAGGATCAGCTCGCGGTCGGTGAGCTTTTTGGCGCTATAGGCCTCGGCCAGCAGCGAATTGGCGGCCATGCCGGAAAAAAAGGCCATGGAGAAGCTGGCGCCGACCACGTCCTTGAGATGGCCCAGCCGGATGATGGGCGCAGCCAGGCGGGCCAGAAAGCGGGTCCAGTTGAGGGCCTCGATGAGATTGGCCACGAGCAGGCCGATGGCCAGGGACACGAGGAGGCGGCCAAGCGGCCACAGCAGGGAGTGCCAAAGGTGTGCGAAATCCATGGTGGGGGGAGGTATAGCCAGGGGCGGCTTCTTTGGGAAGCGCGGCGAGGTCGTGGCGTTTTTTCCGATGAGCGGGCGAATAACGCTTGACACCTGGGCCGGATGCGCATAATCGATTTCTTCCCGTGTGGGCCGTTAACTCAGTCGGTAGAGTATCTGCCTTTTAAGCAGAGAGTCGCTGGTTCGAGCCCAGCACGGCCCACCAGCAAGCGTCCGTCCCCATCGTCTAGTGGCCTAGGACGGCGGCCTCTCACGCCGCTAACAGGGGTTCAAATCCCCTTGGGGACGCCAAGCGAATTCAGCGGTTTACGTCGACCACGTAAGCCGCTTTTTCTTTGGTCCACATCTAGTCCACATCCCGCCCTCTGTTGCTGCTGTAGGGCGACCTTTAGTTTTGTGTACAACGACGTTTAGTTTTGAAGGCCACTCCCATGGGGCGTGGCCTTTTTTGGGTAGCCTATTCGAGCGGCGTCAGCCGCCATTTCTCCGCCTGTTTATCGTCCACAATCCCATACTCCCCAGACTCGGTTTGGATGAGATAATCCCGCGTCCCAAAGCGCCGGAGGCGGCCGATGGCAATGTAGTCAGAGGCGCGCGGGGGTTTGCTTGCAGCCTCAATCAGCGGCGTGTCCAGCGACTCCCACACCTCAGCCAGGGAATCATATACAGGGCCATCCAGCCACTCGCGCTCCCAAAACTGGTCAAACGTACACTCGTCCAGCGCTTTGATGCCCTGCCACGCCGCCCGAGGATCGGCATAGAATCCTGTCGAACCATCGCTTATAAACAGCAACGGTCCCATCATCGACAGAGACACCCCGTCCCCATCCGTGCCGATCAGGCCCAGTCGACCGAGCTTGCCTGCAATCATATTGAGGTCCATGTCTCTTTCTCCTTATGCGGGCAGGATGCCATCAGGCCCTAGCTCGGGCAAGCTCAGCCATCGCCCTGATCCGCTCGGCTATACGCTCGTAATATTCCCTCGACAGCTCCACACCGACGAACCGCCGGCCGGTCTTCTGGCAGGCCACGGCCGTGGTGCCGCCACCCATGAACGGATCGAGGATCACCCCACCCTCGGGCGTAACCTGGAGCAGGTCGACCAGCAAATCGACCGGCTTGCTCGTCAGATGCACCTTGGCGGCGGGGTTTACCCGGTGGGCAAAGACACCAGGGAAGCAACGTCGGGTAAACGCCTGGGCCGGGGCTTTGACGGCATGGACCACGAACTCGGCGTCACGCCGGAACGACCCCAGCATAGGCCGGGCGCTTGGCTTGTGCCAGACCACAATGCCGCGCCACTCGAAGCCGGCGGCCTGGATCGCGTCGGTCATGGCCGGGAGCTGCCGCCAGTCCGAAAATACCATGACCGGCGCACCCGGCTTGGCCAGCCGCCAGCATTGCGAAAGCCACAGGGTAGCCCACATGACGAAGGATCGCTGGTCTTTGAGGTCGCCGAGCATGGGCGGATAGGTCCGCTTGGTGCCTGCCGATTGGTACTTTTGGGCCGGCTCCTTTCGGCGCGCGCCGGCATGGAGCCCGCCGGACGAATATGGCGGGTCTGTCAAAATGGCGTCCACCGAGGCATCCGGCAGATCGCGGAGCACAGCCAGGGCGTCGCCGTTATACAATATGCCATTGTCAAAGATCGTCTTGTGATGGTCCATGTGAGGGCTCCCGTGTTGGGGCTCTCAGGCTCTCTTGGCTGGGGCTCGTGGCCCTCACATGGTTGATTGCCCCGCACCTGGGGCACTTGATGGAGAGGTCCAGGGCCTCCCCCTTGGCCAACAAACGACTACATCGGCCGCATCGGATTTCCTTCATTCTCCCTGGCTTTACAGGTTGCGCTCGCGCTGCTACGCCCCTTCCACCCTTGATCCGCAGGGGAGGGAGCAGCTGGCGCAAGCCGGTGGACCGGCGATCCCCAGCCGGGCCAGTGGGACGGCCGTAATCCGTCCCGCCTGCTCCACTTATGCCGCCCGCCGCGTCACCATCTCGCAAATACGATCCAGCTCCGCGTCCTGGTCGGCGATCAGCCCCCGGGCCACAGCTTCGAGGGTCTCGATCGCTGCGGGGCTGGCGTCATCCATGGCCATGTCCTCGGCCAGGGCTGGCTGGAGCCGGATAAACCGATCCCGGCCGAGCATGGTCTGGCACTGGTGGGCGGCGATGTCGCTTTGGCCGTCGAACATGCACGCCAGCAGCGGCCGCAACCACTTTGCCGCGCCCCAGCGGCGCGCCCTATTATAAAGATAGGGGGCGCTGATCTGGCCGGTGCCGAGCGAGACCATGGCCACGCTGTCGAGCGCGCCGGTTTTGACCGCCTGGGTAAGGGCGCACATCGTGGGATTGTTGGCGAATAAACCGCCATCCACGGCCGTGACGACGTCCCCGGCCAGAGAGGTGATGCGCGCCGGGGGGAAATACGTCGGCGCGGCGCTGGTCGCCCGGCAGACGTCGCGCACGTAAAAATCGCGGCGCGGATCGGTCGCCGCCTTGGCAGACTT
Proteins encoded in this window:
- a CDS encoding zinc metalloprotease HtpX: MSSQIKTALLLGLLTALILIVGQAMGGRQGLVIAFFFAVVMNLGSYWFSDKIVLSMYGARELSPSDAPGVHAMVEELAQNAGIPKPRVMIVAQDSPNAFATGRNPEHGVVCVTAGILRLLSPEELRGVLAHELSHIRNRDILVQSIAAVLGGAVMMMANMLQWGAIFGMGRNSDDEGGGGGVLSALAMALLAPIAATLIQMAISRSREYLADATGAKISGTPLALAGALGKLENYARQIPMQASPATENMFIVNPFAGISMASLFSTHPPTEERIRRLRDMAGR
- a CDS encoding NYN domain-containing protein; its protein translation is MINRKLWLIDAGYMYRGQSIYSREYSIDYVKLRNKLEIDEPLWRAYYLNSVPNPTPDAQVSFYNWMRSAPPIGPKIITKLYELRSSEITDLYCEQCHRKVPISCPNDPKHRLSREQQKGVDVGLATLALTHIENYDTLILSSGDSDLLDAIEFITEKNKRFELLVFKNGVSTDLQCRADRIYWIDDFASEVAR
- a CDS encoding class I SAM-dependent methyltransferase, with protein sequence MSETTFDRSFYVYDANHRFAAMYPLLARQIVDDFGITKGVCLDVGTGSAAVCIELAKITDLTMIGLDAKPEVLELARENVARHNLPSERFRFLEADVTAIPMEDGTVDLLVSRGSIPFWEDHVAAFAELNRVLAPGGAALVGCGFSRYQPIEEVRAMRPKWSGEGEKDSRNDWKADDYLPRVLDQAGIADAEVHRDSYGVWVHIRKS
- a CDS encoding ABC transporter ATP-binding protein; the protein is MNAVAASNLAFSYNGRAVLKDVSFTVAPGDLACLLGPNGCGKTTLLRLILGLLSPGSGDARIEGRDVAACPPRQLARLAAYVPQLTQPAFAYTAFETVLMGRAARARVFGRPGKRDREIARAAMARFGVDGFADTPLTRLSGGQRQLVMLARALAQDTPVLVMDEPVNGLDFGNQARFLEIVRRLCDEGRTCLMTTHFPDHALWVADRVVMMRAGHVLADAPPAEAVTSPNLGRLYDAAIEVHPLNEDMRVCVPARMRRVLRHPGKRRVIPLTAASPTANAAPRSRHVRNDF
- a CDS encoding iron ABC transporter permease, yielding MSHTPVASPRAAARARYAIPVLAAVLVLAAVWSLTVGQYPITLGDQWRFCLRALSGQPSAAGEQHRIATVLCDIRFPRLLAAMLVGAVLAASGTAYQAMFVNPLVSPGLLGVLAGSAFGAAVGMLAGVNWTLVQVFAFTGGITAVGLAVAMAGSGKGDKLLLLILGGVISSALFTALLAAAKYVADPNDELPAITYWLMGGLSRADGTTMRLAGPAFCLGLVLLFRFAGRLDLLSLGDEEARSLGLSTGPVRLALIALSTVLCALTVSIAGLIGWVGLIIPHAGRMLVGPGHGRLLPVAALLGAVYLLAVDDISRLAFGVEIPLGILTALIGIPFFPLVLKNARKGWS
- a CDS encoding ABC transporter substrate-binding protein codes for the protein MLRTPLCRSLPLAAALLASLLALSPSAPATAKTVTDMAKTTVTVPDAPKKVYALSPPDSLLVYAIDPCVLAGWNFKPFPPAKAFMPACAANLPILGGFFGQGMVPNKEALLAAKPDMVISGTMARSNPEFDKFFTDMGIPVVHINSESPDNYPADFRFLGEALGKKERGDTLAAAADKTLTELRAGLAKIPQDKRLTVYYAEGGDGLYTDGSGSFHTMVIEMAGGVNVHKKPQSRRFGMDKVTMETVMGYAPQAILVQDAKCRDMILTSPLWKDIPAVKSGKVFLIPDAPFNWFDRPPSFMRLLGAKWMAHALYPEVFPYDMVKETQAFFKLYLQKDISADEAKALLAGKNPHRGK
- a CDS encoding outer membrane homotrimeric porin; this translates as MKLLRSLAMAVSCVVVLCAAAQAATEVRMVGDALVYGVFYSNRNFTGWNAPAWTSAKPTWKGPSKTEESFQIWERFRVRTDFVANEAVKFRLSLKVEDTWGHGTYTAANPTTAVVPYQAFLQFKLPGCAVSATAGLQRVEMPQSQLFYSSPVFGDNMAALVVKAPLIDKTLSAVAGFGRLIDTDRTYDNTTTQVADELDAYFLALPVTLEGFKATPWGAVAVAGRNTDYFTNKSSQYKTSFYADNLTSAGTYLSPTLWKNDQNAFWWAGGAFEVSALDPVRFYADVIYGTGSQSDRKKNRREGWFFDAGAEYTGWDLLTPKAFGWWSTGEDKSTMNGSERMPIIRSNWGPGNTFLFDDNQELVKDANMAMSPVGSWGLGASLDNMSFIEKMTHRLTFTFVGGTNSARAIRFLNSYMGSNPYFVMGRDLAVGEYVLGVNFDNKYMIYQNLAAIVETGWAHGEFKQSVWGHRLVSQSRDGDTWKVSFGLSYKF
- a CDS encoding RNA-binding protein codes for the protein MSKKLYVGNLSFSSTEDDVRDHFAPYGEVISVNLITDRETGRLRGFGFVEMDDEGASAAIAALDGKELAGRTLKVNEAQEKPRSGGGGGGRRGGSGGGYGGGGRW